In Vicinamibacteria bacterium, one genomic interval encodes:
- a CDS encoding type II toxin-antitoxin system Phd/YefM family antitoxin, giving the protein MKRVWALHDAKNKLSEVVDRSIEEGPQTITRRGREAAVVLSMKDFKRLTRPKGSLLSFFRNSPLARVALDLDRADDYGRKVEL; this is encoded by the coding sequence ATGAAGCGGGTTTGGGCGCTCCATGATGCGAAGAACAAGCTGAGCGAGGTCGTCGATCGCTCCATCGAGGAGGGACCTCAAACGATCACTCGGCGGGGTCGAGAAGCTGCTGTCGTTCTATCGATGAAGGATTTCAAACGATTGACGAGGCCGAAGGGGAGCCTTCTGAGCTTCTTTCGTAACTCGCCGCTCGCGCGAGTCGCGCTCGATCTGGACCGCGCCGATGATTACGGAAGAAAGGTCGAGCTTTGA